The following are encoded in a window of Hippoglossus stenolepis isolate QCI-W04-F060 chromosome 10, HSTE1.2, whole genome shotgun sequence genomic DNA:
- the zgc:109986 gene encoding uncharacterized protein zgc:109986: MDFSQASSELKLLLSKVNPSELQKVLSWIRDSGELDELLVDNRKVMLRSIADDLRASLPPDAMLPSEAAAHQKMQQRPRPTVHVDGFLYDDEQVDSLCEEGTMSRTYCLTCGSQRTAPLDFISHSFSVAELQFLFQNVLPDLSGRTLVDVGSRLGAVLYGGYVYSSASRLIGLELSEDFVRLQNNMLQKYRLNDRVQVLQADVCTQDVLLQNTDVLVMNNVFEYFMEPSEQIKAWRYIMRNLVKTGSLLVTVPSLQESLDALQEALRPGWVEELPVDYDVYLGRDTDPDALRQIHLYRVM; the protein is encoded by the exons ATGGACTTTTCTCAGGCTTCTTCggagctgaagctgctgctgagcaaAGTGAATCCGTCCGAGCTCCAGAAAGTACTGAGCTGGATCAGAGACTCAG gtgaGCTGGACGAGCTGCTGGTGGACAACAGGAAAGTGATGCTGCGGAGCATCGCAGACGACCTGAGGGCCAGTCTGCCTCCAGACGCCATGTTGCCCTCTGAGGCCGCCGCCCACCAGAAG atgcaGCAGCGACCGCGGCCGACGGTTCACGTGGACGGTTTCCTGTACGATGACGAGCAGGTGGACTCTCTGTGTGAGGAGGGAACCATGAGCCGGACCTACTGCCTCACCTGTGGCTCCCAGAGGACCGCACCTCTGG aCTTCATCTCTCACTCCTTCTCAGTGGCAGAGCTTCAGTTCCTGTTCCAGAACGTTCTCCCAGACCTGAGCGGTCGAACACTGGTGGATGTTGGCTCTAGACTGGGAGCTGTGTTGTACGGG ggtTACGTGTACAGCTCGGCCTCTCGGCTGATTGGCCTGGAGCTCAGCGAGGACTTCGTCAGGCTGCAGAACAACATGCTGCAGAAATACAGGCTGAACGACAGAGTCCAG GTTCTCCAGGCTGACGTCTGCACACAGGATGTTCTGCTGCAGAACACAGACGTTCTGGTCATGAACAACGTCTTTGAGTACTTCATGGAGCCCAGCGAGCAAATCAA AGCATGGAGGTACATCATGAGGAACCTGGTAAAGACAGGTTCTCTGCTGGTGACGGTTCCCAGTCTTCAGGAGAGTCTGGACGCTCTGCAG GAGGCGCTGCGGCCCGGCTGGGTGGAGGAACTTCCTGTGGACTACGACGTTTACCTGGGCAGAGACACAGACCCAGACGCCCTCAGACAGATCCACCTCTACAGGGTCATGTGA
- the LOC118116302 gene encoding 4F2 cell-surface antigen heavy chain, producing the protein MDAELKAVELQEVPELKMEDEEELKMEDEEELKMKVKDDALKDEDALKVKDAALKDEDDEAELKDADVTEDLDQEQQEKEPMTGGQRPSDAPPAGGDAAAAAEKNGSVKLKIPEETPEEVKFTGLSKEELLRVAGTPGWVRTRWTLLLLFWLGWLGMLLGAVLIILQAPRCRDLPVTSWWNHGPLYQIGNVQAFTDGRDLKGLEQKVGALSQLKVKGVVVGPLHVAPPDEAVSLRFEEISPEVGNLEQFKGFVQAAHKKGISVVLDLTPNYQGTSGPWFSNVSVTNVAERLKSALVFWLDEGVDGVQLSGVERVSTIVPSLWADIRAIVQNGTEQRPDKRVLIGITDRSSVEDVSSLLSSTGVDLLISRVLRPGDPDATERAQSVQRLYSSHSQTQLAWSLGGRTEGHLASLVGPALVKLHQLLLLTLPGTPVFNYGDEIGLMDEDTKFPKMLWDSDDALNETRQEERAERLSCRSFFRSLSELRGKERSLLFGDFVLLSNSSSSLAYLRVWDQSARYLAAFNWAEEATLLQLSDATLPQQAAVVLSTNSSVLPAEGSVDLTNLRLGPGQAALLRFPYAG; encoded by the exons ATGGACGCGGAGCTGAAGGCcgtggagctgcaggag GTCCCTGAGCTGaagatggaggatgaagaggagctgaagatggaggatgaagaggagctgaagatgaaggtgaaggATGACGCTCTAAAGGATGAAGATGCGCTGAAGGTGAAGGATGCCGCTCTgaaggatgaagatgatgaagctGAGCTGAAGGATGCTGATGTGACCGAGGACCTGGaccaggagcagcaggagaaggagcCGATGACCGGAGGACAGCGGCCCTCTGACGCTCCTCCTGCGGGCGGAGACGCGGCCGCAGCGGCGGAGAAGAACGGCTCCGTGAAGCTGAAGATTCCCGAGGAGACACCGGAGGAGGTGAAATTCACCGGACTGAGcaaagaggagctgctgagggTGGCAGGGACCCCGGG CTGGGTGAGGACTCGCtggacgctgctgctgctgttctggcTCGGCTGGTTGGGGATGCTGCTCGGAGCCGTCCTCATCATCCTGCAGGCCCCTCGCTGCAGAGATCTGCCCGTCACCAGCTGGTGGAACCACGGCCCTCTGTACCAGATCGGAAACGTCCAGGCCTTCACCGACGGACGAGACCTGAAGG GTCTGGAGCAGAAGGTGGGCGCTCTGTCTCagctgaaggtcaaaggtgTGGTGGTCGGGCCGCTCCACGTCGCTCCGCCTGACGAAGCCGTGAGCCTGAGGTTCGAAGAGATTTCCCCCGAGGTCGGAAACCTGGAGCAGTTCAAAGGTTTCGTTCAGGCGGCTCACAAGAAGG GTATTTCTGTGGTTCTGGATCTGACTCCAAACTACCAGGGAACATCTGGACCCTGGTTCTCCAACGTCAGTGTTACCAACGTGGCAGAGAGACTGAAG tCTGCTCTGGTGTTCTGGTTGGATGAAGGTGTGGACGGCGTCCAGCTGTCCGGGGTGGAGCGTGTTTCCACCATAGTGCCGTCTCTGTGGGCCGACATCCGAGCCATCGTCCAGAACGGGACGGAGCAGCGTCCCGACAAAAG AGTCCTGATCGGGATCACAGATCGATCCTCGGTTGAGgacgtctcctctctcctctcctccactggtGTCGACCTCCTGATCTCCAGAGTTCTCCGTCCTGGAGACCCGGATGCCACGGAGCGTGCTCAGTCCGTCCAGCGCCTGTATTCGTCCCACAGCCAGACCCAGCTGGCGTGGAGCCTGGGGGGTCGGACGGAGGGTCACCTGGCGTCGCTGGTGGGCCCGGCTCTGGTGAAACtgcatcagctgctgctgctcacgcTGCCGGGGACGCCCGTCTTCAACTACGGAGACGAGATCGGCCTGATGGACGAG GACACCAAGTTTCCCAAGATGCTTTGGGACTCTGATGACGCACTGAACGAGACTCGacag gaggagagggCCGAGCGTCTGTCCTGTCGCAGTTTCTTCCGTAGTCTGAGCGAGTTGCGAGGTAAAGAGCGCTCCCTGCTGTTCGGGGACTTCGTCCTCCTCtctaactcctcctcctccctggcgTACCTGCGGGTCTGGGACCAGAGCGCACGTTACCTGGCCGCCTTCAACTGGGCGGAGGAGGCGACGCTGCTGCAGTTGAGCGATGCGACGCTGCCCCAGCAGGCGGCGGTGGTCCTCAGCACCAACAGCAGCGTCCTGCCTGCAGAGGGCAGCGTGGACCTGACCAACCTGCGGCTCGGCCCCGGACAGGCCGCACTCCTCAGGTTTCCCTACGCTGGATAG